One Synechococcus sp. CC9605 genomic window carries:
- a CDS encoding BamA/TamA family outer membrane protein, translating to MTRRSSRRSSVAVRRTVLGLMLGIPLVAPPVMAQDATPADQPLEGGEVMVDDTLVEQPRVLISEVLIEGIDGHPEEERLQISTYDAMQVRPGMRVTREELQNDLNGIQATGWFSDVRIVPQNGPLGVQVVVQVEPFPPLSAVEISGDDENLLSDVVIEETFASDYGRTLNLNDLQQRMKALQASVAGQGYSLARVSGPERVSPEGVVTLKLLQGSVSDVEVKFLTKEGDDTDENGNPIRGKTKEWVITREVSIQPGDPFNRNALERDIKRLYATQLFSDVKVTLRPVPEEPGDVVIVLGIVEQSTGQLSGGLGYSQSQGVFGQVQLQESNLFGRAWNLGTNITYGQYGGLANLNFTDPWIYGDKHRTSFRTSVFLSQQVPQVFQSEDNGNIRTAKDYADNGSNKAYETGRKYGFTDGDKAPGEVNKADSEYPNRSWFDYEGDTVVLRKVGGNFSFSRPLNGGDPYKDSKWNVLAGMSFAEVRPINFAGDTRPYGVSNNKFRKGKVNKDDVICVSYNCADTNTLVGMRFATTYNNFNNPRNPTSGNFFTAGTEQFLGINNDSPTFNRLRASYTQFFPVDWLKIHKGCRPKAGEQADCPQAIGVQIKGGAIMGVAPPYEAFCMGGSNSIRGWYDCDMAVSTAFSELTIEYRFPLISIFSGEVFMDSGTDFGTQKNVPGKPGLLLDKDGSGVSFGTGVIVTTPVGPIRVEVATKDFSSDYRFNLGVGWKF from the coding sequence ATGACCCGCCGTTCGTCCCGCCGCTCCTCGGTTGCAGTACGTCGCACGGTTTTGGGCCTGATGCTGGGAATTCCCCTGGTGGCTCCACCAGTGATGGCGCAGGACGCAACGCCTGCAGACCAACCCCTCGAGGGGGGAGAGGTCATGGTGGACGACACCTTGGTTGAACAGCCCCGGGTTCTGATTTCTGAGGTGCTGATTGAAGGCATCGATGGCCACCCTGAAGAGGAACGTCTTCAGATCTCCACCTACGACGCCATGCAGGTGCGTCCAGGGATGCGTGTCACCCGCGAGGAGCTTCAGAACGACCTGAATGGCATTCAGGCCACGGGCTGGTTCTCGGATGTGCGCATCGTTCCCCAGAACGGACCGCTGGGCGTTCAGGTGGTTGTTCAGGTGGAGCCCTTCCCTCCCTTAAGTGCAGTGGAGATCAGCGGCGACGATGAAAATCTCCTTTCGGATGTGGTGATTGAGGAGACGTTTGCTTCCGATTACGGGCGCACGCTGAACCTCAACGATCTGCAGCAGCGGATGAAGGCTCTCCAGGCTTCAGTGGCCGGTCAGGGCTATTCCCTGGCACGGGTGTCCGGTCCGGAACGGGTCAGCCCTGAGGGTGTGGTCACGCTCAAACTGCTGCAGGGCAGCGTGTCTGACGTTGAGGTCAAATTCCTCACCAAAGAGGGTGATGACACTGATGAGAACGGCAATCCCATCCGCGGCAAGACCAAGGAGTGGGTGATCACCCGAGAGGTTTCGATCCAACCCGGCGATCCGTTTAACCGCAATGCCCTTGAGCGGGACATCAAACGGCTCTACGCCACCCAATTGTTCAGTGATGTCAAGGTGACTCTGCGGCCTGTGCCGGAAGAGCCTGGCGATGTGGTGATCGTGCTTGGCATCGTCGAGCAGTCCACCGGTCAGCTCTCAGGCGGTCTCGGCTACAGCCAGAGCCAGGGTGTTTTCGGTCAGGTGCAGCTGCAGGAAAGCAATCTTTTCGGCCGAGCCTGGAATCTGGGCACCAACATCACCTACGGCCAATACGGCGGACTGGCCAACCTCAACTTCACGGATCCCTGGATCTACGGCGACAAGCACCGCACCAGCTTCCGCACCTCTGTGTTCTTGAGCCAGCAGGTGCCCCAGGTTTTCCAAAGCGAAGACAACGGCAACATCCGCACCGCGAAGGACTACGCCGACAACGGCTCCAACAAGGCCTACGAGACCGGTCGTAAATACGGGTTCACCGATGGAGACAAGGCTCCAGGCGAGGTCAACAAGGCCGACAGTGAGTACCCCAACCGCAGCTGGTTCGACTACGAGGGTGACACGGTTGTGCTTCGCAAGGTTGGCGGCAACTTCTCCTTCTCACGCCCCCTGAATGGTGGTGATCCTTATAAGGACAGCAAGTGGAATGTCCTGGCTGGGATGTCCTTCGCCGAAGTGCGGCCAATCAACTTTGCCGGTGACACGAGGCCCTATGGCGTGTCCAACAACAAATTCCGCAAGGGCAAGGTCAACAAAGACGACGTCATCTGTGTGTCCTACAACTGCGCCGACACCAACACCCTGGTGGGGATGCGTTTCGCCACCACCTACAACAACTTCAACAACCCCCGCAATCCAACCAGCGGCAACTTCTTCACCGCCGGAACCGAGCAGTTTCTCGGCATCAACAATGATTCGCCCACCTTCAACCGTCTGAGGGCCAGCTACACCCAGTTCTTCCCGGTGGATTGGCTGAAGATCCACAAGGGTTGCCGTCCCAAGGCCGGTGAGCAGGCCGATTGCCCGCAGGCCATTGGCGTGCAAATCAAAGGTGGCGCGATTATGGGTGTAGCGCCCCCGTACGAGGCGTTCTGTATGGGTGGATCCAATTCGATTCGGGGTTGGTACGACTGTGATATGGCGGTGTCCACGGCTTTTAGCGAACTCACGATCGAGTACCGCTTCCCGTTGATCAGCATCTTTTCTGGCGAGGTGTTCATGGATTCCGGCACCGATTTCGGCACTCAGAAGAATGTGCCTGGCAAGCCTGGCTTGCTGTTGGATAAAGACGGATCCGGTGTTTCTTTCGGTACCGGTGTGATCGTGACCACGCCGGTTGGTCCGATCCGGGTTGAGGTGGCCACGAAAGACTTCAGCTCTGATTACCGCTTCAACCTGGGCGTGGGCTGGAAGTTTTAG
- the purC gene encoding phosphoribosylaminoimidazolesuccinocarboxamide synthase translates to MMPDHGELLYEGKAKRVFASTDPDRVLVEFKNDATAFNAQKKAQLDGKGRLNCQISARLFDLLEREGVPTHYCGLAGETWMLVRRVRIIPLEVVLRNIATGSLCRQTPIAEGTAIEPALLDLYYKDDSLGDPLLTEARVQLLGVADTAQLSAIEQLARRVNAVLLPFFDELDLQLVDFKLELGLASDGTLLLADEISPDTCRLWDRRNSNAEDRILDKDRFRKDLGGVMEAYGEVLKRVQGNCPNPRNCL, encoded by the coding sequence ATGATGCCCGATCACGGAGAGCTGCTGTACGAAGGCAAGGCCAAGCGGGTGTTCGCGAGCACGGATCCCGACCGGGTGCTGGTGGAGTTCAAGAACGATGCCACCGCCTTCAATGCTCAGAAGAAAGCTCAGCTGGATGGCAAAGGTCGGCTGAACTGCCAAATCTCAGCGCGGTTGTTCGACCTGCTGGAGCGTGAGGGGGTGCCGACCCACTACTGCGGTCTGGCTGGGGAGACCTGGATGCTGGTGCGCCGGGTGAGGATCATCCCCCTGGAGGTAGTTCTTCGGAACATCGCCACCGGTTCGCTGTGTCGTCAGACGCCGATCGCTGAGGGCACAGCCATCGAACCTGCCCTGTTGGATCTGTATTACAAGGACGATTCCCTCGGCGATCCGTTGTTGACCGAGGCTCGTGTGCAGCTGCTCGGGGTGGCAGACACCGCACAACTGTCAGCGATTGAACAACTGGCCCGCCGGGTGAACGCGGTCTTGCTCCCGTTTTTTGACGAACTTGATCTGCAGCTGGTCGATTTCAAGCTGGAGTTGGGGCTGGCATCGGATGGAACACTCCTGCTGGCCGACGAGATCAGTCCTGACACCTGCAGGCTCTGGGACCGCCGTAATAGCAACGCCGAAGACCGGATTTTGGACAAGGACCGCTTCCGCAAAGATCTCGGTGGGGTGATGGAGGCCTACGGGGAGGTCCTCAAACGGGTCCAAGGCAACTGCCCCAACCCCCGTAACTGCCTGTAA